Proteins found in one Candidatus Eisenbacteria bacterium genomic segment:
- a CDS encoding polyprenol monophosphomannose synthase: MKALVIIPTYNERENLVELARQIFAQGLPTEILVVDDNSPDGTGQLADEMAAADPRVHVMHRPGKMGLGSAYCAGFRWALERDYEAVFEMDADFSHNPESLGHFLQELEGADLVLGSRYLHGVTVVNWPLSRLILSYAANVYSRVITGMPYKDLTGGYKCFRRHVLESVDLSRVKSDGYAFQIEMTFKVWRKGFRIREIPILFVDRRAGVSKMSKHIVREAAWMVWRLRLLDLVGAL, translated from the coding sequence GTGAAGGCGCTCGTCATCATCCCGACCTACAACGAGCGGGAGAACCTCGTGGAGCTCGCGCGGCAGATCTTCGCGCAGGGCCTCCCGACCGAGATCCTCGTCGTCGACGACAACTCTCCCGACGGCACCGGGCAGCTCGCGGACGAGATGGCGGCCGCGGACCCGCGCGTGCACGTCATGCACCGGCCGGGCAAGATGGGGCTCGGCTCCGCCTACTGCGCGGGGTTCCGCTGGGCGCTGGAGCGGGACTACGAGGCCGTGTTCGAGATGGACGCCGACTTCAGCCACAACCCGGAGAGCCTCGGCCACTTCCTGCAGGAGCTCGAGGGCGCGGACCTGGTCCTGGGCTCCCGCTACCTCCACGGGGTCACCGTCGTGAACTGGCCCCTCTCCCGGCTCATCCTCTCCTACGCGGCCAACGTCTACAGCCGGGTGATCACCGGAATGCCCTACAAGGACCTCACCGGCGGGTACAAGTGTTTCCGGAGACATGTGCTCGAATCCGTCGACCTGAGCCGGGTGAAGTCCGACGGATATGCCTTCCAGATCGAGATGACCTTCAAAGTCTGGAGAAAAGGATTCCGGATCCGGGAAATTCCCATCCTGTTCGTGGATCGTCGCGCGGGCGTCTCCAAGATGTCGAAGCACATCGTCCGGGAAGCGGCGTGGATGGTCTGGCGTCTCCGGCTCCTGGATCTCGTGGGCGCGTTGTAG